In one Anoplolepis gracilipes unplaced genomic scaffold, ASM4749672v1 Contig21, whole genome shotgun sequence genomic region, the following are encoded:
- the LOC140675840 gene encoding glutamyl aminopeptidase-like isoform X1, whose amino-acid sequence MTSFRCQNDMCLLPGYDHHTQIYSNCYYYLSTTLYTTLWNFVATPYRDSCYRYLKIDMAFLRLSFYSGLIFITIITFSINENTGNSSITFSDYFGDIRPVRYDVKLIPYFNEDKEHEIYKYHDYKLYIEAYKKKGNIVFYGELSAIIDISRPITYIYLNSTALMILLSGALTNDSSMYTADLQNKTVDTNVKYLRAQYIKYKNEKQICILYFNEILSGRYRLITKFVTAINNTENIITSLKTIVARGESFEMPDVIHFQAIGARRLFPCWDKPTIQATFNIAIKHHHKYKVFSNMLPQKKETCKHEMHETETYMKWTCFNTTPPMSTYIVTVVISSADISKFETIGSRIITWRRPESDHIEFAETIATEAIIIFEGEWKKLKVPKVQFIVIHCLLYDNEMWGLLLNSETDIIYDKNLDSVAHKIKVARLIGRKVAYQWFADIINPFWSSELWLIDGLTTMYGLYAINTLMDYENSEMLDLFVVQVYYESLRLETDNQSFIKEANFSENNAFSSFYGYVKAPLILRMLQNVITDNMFHRKINEHLNIEFKSKNLLQNLWLTMQDILSKLYPEKELMLPSTIVNDWMKSINYPVLKITRDISNKANIYNIIIENYEILKKYALWVPVTYTSQNNPNFSKLRIPLYDKRLILLSSSQPNCQVSVKDNGWVILNLRQTGYYRVNYDPENWQKIAEYLNSIEYTKIHVLNRAKIIDDAFYFMINGQLNSFLFWNLTSYLGQETNYIAWYPMIKAFEHMSSIFPFPDKEVQNIKDKIKNILTNLLEKIKYEEEPKESDLTKCLRQEAIKWLCILDDPNCLIKAYDKLILHIVYMSDKNKVLPWWQEWLYCKGLMSAESHIWRMVKDNSTEKYNNNDRLLEFLACASNEIIEEYLESIMFKHNETYNEIQIKRNMISFFFIIAKHVKHNNVFLKILNNFGKLRPRSINGLAIIIAIINHMYSEEQLIVAFVKSTFFIKKTQPFYKTPNLYKLAFKDLQSVCNIYTTKDNFLLKNNNDLSYNHIFLYHSLESYTILKGEVKIKFLLIFPKFWTN is encoded by the exons GGACAGTTGTTACAGATACCTAAAAATTGACATGGCATTTCTAAGACTGTCATTTTATAGCGGTCTTATATTTATCactataataactttttcaattaatgaaaatacggGAAACTCATCAATTACATTTAGTGATTACTTTGGCGATATAAGGCCAGTGCGTTACGACGTCAAGTTAATACCATATTTCAATGAAGACAAggaacatgaaatatataaatatcacgattacaaattatatatagaagcgtataaaaaaaaaggcaacATTGTTTTTTACGGCGAATTAAGTGCCATTATCGATATTTCTCGtccaattacatatatatatttaaattcaacggCATTAATGATTCTTTTATCTGGAGCGTTGACAAATGATTCATCCATGTATACTGCAGACTTACAAAATAAGACTGTAGATaccaatgttaaatatttacgtgcgcaatatattaagtataaaaatgaaaagcaaatttgcattttatatttcaatgaaattttaagTGGACGTTAcagattaattacaaaatttgtcACTGCAATTAATAACACGGAAAACATTATTACTTCTTTGAAGACTATAGTTGCAAGGGGAGAATCATTCGAAAT GCCGGACGTAATACATTTTCAGGCGATTGGAGCCCGACGATTGTTTCCATGCTGGGACAAGCCGACAATCCAGGCCACTTTCAACATTGCCATAAAGCATCATCATAAATAcaaagttttttcaaatatgctgccacaaaaaaaggaaacatgcAAACATGAAATGCATGAAACCGAAACATATATGAAGTGGACATGCTTTAATACTACTCCTCCAATGTCCACTTATATCGTGACGGTTGTAATCTCGTCAGCAGATATCTCTAAATTTGAGACCATAGGATCTAGAATCATTACATGGCGTAGACCCGAATCAGATCATATTGAATTTGCTGAAACGATAGCAACCgaagcaataataatatttgaaggtgaatggaaaaaattgaaagtaccAAAAGTACAATTTATAGTAATCCATTGTTTGCTATATGACAATGAGATGTGGGGCCTTCTGTTAAATag tgaaacagatattatttacgataaaaatctGGATTCTGTTgcgcataaaataaaagtagcgCGGTTGATAGGGCGCAAAGTGGCATATCAATGGTTTGCTGATATAATAAATCCATTTTGGTCATCTGAGTTATGGTTAATCGATGGTCTTACTACTATGTATGGACTTTATGCTATCAATACTCTcatg GATTACGAAAATTCCGAAATGTTGGATTTATTTGTAGTTCAGGTTTATTATGAATCACTTCGTTTGGAGACTGACAATCAGTCTTTTATAAAGGAAGCCAATTTTTCcgaaaataatgcattttcttctttttacggTTACGTTAAAG CACCTTTAATATTACGTATGCTGCAGAATGTAATTACCGATAACATGTTTCACCGGAAGATTAATgaacatttaaatat TGAGTTTAAGTCGAAGAATCTTCTCCAAAATTTATGGCTCACTATGCAAGatattttaagcaaattatATCCTGAGAAAGAACTAATGCTTCCTTCAACAATAGTAAATGATTGGatgaaatctataaattatcctgtgttaaaaataacgcgagatatttcaaataaagcaaatatatataatataataatagaaaattatgaaatacttaaaaaatacgcTTTGTGGGTACCTGTAACTTATACCTCTCAgaataatccaaattttaGCAAGCTTAGAATTCCGCTTTACGACAAAAGATTAATACTTTTGTCGTCGTCCCAGCCAAATTGCCAAGTTTCTGTGAAAGATAATGGTTgggtaatattaaatttacgacAAACTG GATACTATCGCGTTAATTACGATCCTGAAAACTGGCAAAAAATTGCAGAATATTTGAACTCTatagaatatacaaaaatacatgttCTTAATCGTGCTAAAATCATCGacgatgcattttattttatgataaatggcCAACTCAATTCTTTCCTATTCTGGAACTTGACGAGCTATCTTGGACAAGAGACAAATTATATAGCATGGTATCCTATGATAAAAGCTTTTGAACACATGTCGAGCATATTTCCATTTCCAGATAAAGAAGTTCAAAATATCAAg gataaaataaaaaatatattgaccaATCtacttgagaaaataaaatacgaagaAGAGCCTAAGGAAAGTGATCTTACTAAATGTTTAAGGCAAGAAGCTATTAAATGGTTGTGTATTCTCGATGACCCAAATTGCCTCATAAAAGCTTATGACAAATTGATTttgcatattgtatatatgtcggataaaaataa AGTTTTACCGTGGTGGCAAGAGTGGTTATACTGTAAAGGTTTGATGTCAGCAGAGAGTCATATTTGGCGTATGGTGAAGGACAATTCaacggaaaaatataataataatgatagacttttagaatttttagctTGTGCTTCAAATGAAAttatagaagaatatttagaatCAATAATGTTCAAACATAACGaaacatataatgaaatacaaatcaagagaaatatgattagttttttttttattattgcaaaacatGTAAAGcacaataatgtatttttgaaaatattaaacaattttggtAAATTAAGGCCAAG aaGTATCAATGGACTTGCCATTATTATTGccattattaatcatatgtaTTCTGAAGAACAATTAATTGTG gcttttgtaaaatcaactttctttataaaaaaaactcagCCTTTTTATAAAACGCCGAATCTTTATAAGTTAGcatttaaagatttacaaagtgtctgtaacatatatactaccaaagataattttttgttgaaaaataataatgatcttTCATATAACCATATATTCCTATATCACTCTCTTGAGAGTTACACTATTCTAAAAGGAGAGGTAAAGATTaagtttttacttatttttcctaaattttggacaaattaa
- the LOC140675840 gene encoding aminopeptidase N-like isoform X5, translating to MTSFRCQNDMCLLPGYDHHTQIYSNCYYYLSTTLYTTLWNFVATPYRLITKFVTAINNTENIITSLKTIVARGESFEMPDVIHFQAIGARRLFPCWDKPTIQATFNIAIKHHHKYKVFSNMLPQKKETCKHEMHETETYMKWTCFNTTPPMSTYIVTVVISSADISKFETIGSRIITWRRPESDHIEFAETIATEAIIIFEGEWKKLKVPKVQFIVIHCLLYDNEMWGLLLNSETDIIYDKNLDSVAHKIKVARLIGRKVAYQWFADIINPFWSSELWLIDGLTTMYGLYAINTLMDYENSEMLDLFVVQVYYESLRLETDNQSFIKEANFSENNAFSSFYGYVKAPLILRMLQNVITDNMFHRKINEHLNIEFKSKNLLQNLWLTMQDILSKLYPEKELMLPSTIVNDWMKSINYPVLKITRDISNKANIYNIIIENYEILKKYALWVPVTYTSQNNPNFSKLRIPLYDKRLILLSSSQPNCQVSVKDNGWVILNLRQTGYYRVNYDPENWQKIAEYLNSIEYTKIHVLNRAKIIDDAFYFMINGQLNSFLFWNLTSYLGQETNYIAWYPMIKAFEHMSSIFPFPDKEVQNIKDKIKNILTNLLEKIKYEEEPKESDLTKCLRQEAIKWLCILDDPNCLIKAYDKLILHIVYMSDKNKVLPWWQEWLYCKGLMSAESHIWRMVKDNSTEKYNNNDRLLEFLACASNEIIEEYLESIMFKHNETYNEIQIKRNMISFFFIIAKHVKHNNVFLKILNNFGKLRPRSINGLAIIIAIINHMYSEEQLIVAFVKSTFFIKKTQPFYKTPNLYKLAFKDLQSVCNIYTTKDNFLLKNNNDLSYNHIFLYHSLESYTILKGEVKIKFLLIFPKFWTN from the exons attaattacaaaatttgtcACTGCAATTAATAACACGGAAAACATTATTACTTCTTTGAAGACTATAGTTGCAAGGGGAGAATCATTCGAAAT GCCGGACGTAATACATTTTCAGGCGATTGGAGCCCGACGATTGTTTCCATGCTGGGACAAGCCGACAATCCAGGCCACTTTCAACATTGCCATAAAGCATCATCATAAATAcaaagttttttcaaatatgctgccacaaaaaaaggaaacatgcAAACATGAAATGCATGAAACCGAAACATATATGAAGTGGACATGCTTTAATACTACTCCTCCAATGTCCACTTATATCGTGACGGTTGTAATCTCGTCAGCAGATATCTCTAAATTTGAGACCATAGGATCTAGAATCATTACATGGCGTAGACCCGAATCAGATCATATTGAATTTGCTGAAACGATAGCAACCgaagcaataataatatttgaaggtgaatggaaaaaattgaaagtaccAAAAGTACAATTTATAGTAATCCATTGTTTGCTATATGACAATGAGATGTGGGGCCTTCTGTTAAATag tgaaacagatattatttacgataaaaatctGGATTCTGTTgcgcataaaataaaagtagcgCGGTTGATAGGGCGCAAAGTGGCATATCAATGGTTTGCTGATATAATAAATCCATTTTGGTCATCTGAGTTATGGTTAATCGATGGTCTTACTACTATGTATGGACTTTATGCTATCAATACTCTcatg GATTACGAAAATTCCGAAATGTTGGATTTATTTGTAGTTCAGGTTTATTATGAATCACTTCGTTTGGAGACTGACAATCAGTCTTTTATAAAGGAAGCCAATTTTTCcgaaaataatgcattttcttctttttacggTTACGTTAAAG CACCTTTAATATTACGTATGCTGCAGAATGTAATTACCGATAACATGTTTCACCGGAAGATTAATgaacatttaaatat TGAGTTTAAGTCGAAGAATCTTCTCCAAAATTTATGGCTCACTATGCAAGatattttaagcaaattatATCCTGAGAAAGAACTAATGCTTCCTTCAACAATAGTAAATGATTGGatgaaatctataaattatcctgtgttaaaaataacgcgagatatttcaaataaagcaaatatatataatataataatagaaaattatgaaatacttaaaaaatacgcTTTGTGGGTACCTGTAACTTATACCTCTCAgaataatccaaattttaGCAAGCTTAGAATTCCGCTTTACGACAAAAGATTAATACTTTTGTCGTCGTCCCAGCCAAATTGCCAAGTTTCTGTGAAAGATAATGGTTgggtaatattaaatttacgacAAACTG GATACTATCGCGTTAATTACGATCCTGAAAACTGGCAAAAAATTGCAGAATATTTGAACTCTatagaatatacaaaaatacatgttCTTAATCGTGCTAAAATCATCGacgatgcattttattttatgataaatggcCAACTCAATTCTTTCCTATTCTGGAACTTGACGAGCTATCTTGGACAAGAGACAAATTATATAGCATGGTATCCTATGATAAAAGCTTTTGAACACATGTCGAGCATATTTCCATTTCCAGATAAAGAAGTTCAAAATATCAAg gataaaataaaaaatatattgaccaATCtacttgagaaaataaaatacgaagaAGAGCCTAAGGAAAGTGATCTTACTAAATGTTTAAGGCAAGAAGCTATTAAATGGTTGTGTATTCTCGATGACCCAAATTGCCTCATAAAAGCTTATGACAAATTGATTttgcatattgtatatatgtcggataaaaataa AGTTTTACCGTGGTGGCAAGAGTGGTTATACTGTAAAGGTTTGATGTCAGCAGAGAGTCATATTTGGCGTATGGTGAAGGACAATTCaacggaaaaatataataataatgatagacttttagaatttttagctTGTGCTTCAAATGAAAttatagaagaatatttagaatCAATAATGTTCAAACATAACGaaacatataatgaaatacaaatcaagagaaatatgattagttttttttttattattgcaaaacatGTAAAGcacaataatgtatttttgaaaatattaaacaattttggtAAATTAAGGCCAAG aaGTATCAATGGACTTGCCATTATTATTGccattattaatcatatgtaTTCTGAAGAACAATTAATTGTG gcttttgtaaaatcaactttctttataaaaaaaactcagCCTTTTTATAAAACGCCGAATCTTTATAAGTTAGcatttaaagatttacaaagtgtctgtaacatatatactaccaaagataattttttgttgaaaaataataatgatcttTCATATAACCATATATTCCTATATCACTCTCTTGAGAGTTACACTATTCTAAAAGGAGAGGTAAAGATTaagtttttacttatttttcctaaattttggacaaattaa
- the LOC140675840 gene encoding glutamyl aminopeptidase-like isoform X2 gives MTSFRCQNDMCLLPGYDHHTQIYSNCYYYLSTTLYTTLWNFVATPYRDSCYRYLKIDMAFLRLSFYSGLIFITIITFSINENTGNSSITFSDYFGDIRPVRYDVKLIPYFNEDKEHEIYKYHDYKLYIEAYKKKGNIVFYGELSAIIDISRPITYIYLNSTALMILLSGALTNDSSMYTADLQNKTVDTNVKYLRAQYIKYKNEKQICILYFNEILSGRYRLITKFVTAINNTENIITSLKTIVARGESFEMPDVIHFQAIGARRLFPCWDKPTIQATFNIAIKHHHKYKVFSNMLPQKKETCKHEMHETETYMKWTCFNTTPPMSTYIVTVVISSADISKFETIGSRIITWRRPESDHIEFAETIATEAIIIFEGEWKKLKVPKVQFIVIHCLLYDNEMWGLLLNSETDIIYDKNLDSVAHKIKVARLIGRKVAYQWFADIINPFWSSELWLIDGLTTMYGLYAINTLMDYENSEMLDLFVVQVYYESLRLETDNQSFIKEANFSENNAFSSFYGYVKAPLILRMLQNVITDNMFHRKINEHLNIEFKSKNLLQNLWLTMQDILSKLYPEKELMLPSTIVNDWMKSINYPVLKITRDISNKANIYNIIIENYEILKKYALWVPVTYTSQNNPNFSKLRIPLYDKRLILLSSSQPNCQVSVKDNGWVILNLRQTGYYRVNYDPENWQKIAEYLNSIEYTKIHVLNRAKIIDDAFYFMINGQLNSFLFWNLTSYLGQETNYIAWYPMIKAFEHMSSIFPFPDKEVQNIKDKIKNILTNLLEKIKYEEEPKESDLTKCLRQEAIKWLCILDDPNCLIKAYDKLILHIVYMSDKNKVLPWWQEWLYCKGLMSAESHIWRMVKDNSTEKYNNNDRLLEFLACASNEIIEEYLESIMFKHNETYNEIQIKRNMISFFFIIAKHVKHNNVFLKILNNFGKLRPRSINGLAIIIAIINHMYSEEQLIVILNLRNIMGNIIEIEAYKTNFMRIYKKNGTCPEKANIEASFYKYKNIMEEWMSGAYKKLQRRLSEIGEIKKYFKIYSFFP, from the exons GGACAGTTGTTACAGATACCTAAAAATTGACATGGCATTTCTAAGACTGTCATTTTATAGCGGTCTTATATTTATCactataataactttttcaattaatgaaaatacggGAAACTCATCAATTACATTTAGTGATTACTTTGGCGATATAAGGCCAGTGCGTTACGACGTCAAGTTAATACCATATTTCAATGAAGACAAggaacatgaaatatataaatatcacgattacaaattatatatagaagcgtataaaaaaaaaggcaacATTGTTTTTTACGGCGAATTAAGTGCCATTATCGATATTTCTCGtccaattacatatatatatttaaattcaacggCATTAATGATTCTTTTATCTGGAGCGTTGACAAATGATTCATCCATGTATACTGCAGACTTACAAAATAAGACTGTAGATaccaatgttaaatatttacgtgcgcaatatattaagtataaaaatgaaaagcaaatttgcattttatatttcaatgaaattttaagTGGACGTTAcagattaattacaaaatttgtcACTGCAATTAATAACACGGAAAACATTATTACTTCTTTGAAGACTATAGTTGCAAGGGGAGAATCATTCGAAAT GCCGGACGTAATACATTTTCAGGCGATTGGAGCCCGACGATTGTTTCCATGCTGGGACAAGCCGACAATCCAGGCCACTTTCAACATTGCCATAAAGCATCATCATAAATAcaaagttttttcaaatatgctgccacaaaaaaaggaaacatgcAAACATGAAATGCATGAAACCGAAACATATATGAAGTGGACATGCTTTAATACTACTCCTCCAATGTCCACTTATATCGTGACGGTTGTAATCTCGTCAGCAGATATCTCTAAATTTGAGACCATAGGATCTAGAATCATTACATGGCGTAGACCCGAATCAGATCATATTGAATTTGCTGAAACGATAGCAACCgaagcaataataatatttgaaggtgaatggaaaaaattgaaagtaccAAAAGTACAATTTATAGTAATCCATTGTTTGCTATATGACAATGAGATGTGGGGCCTTCTGTTAAATag tgaaacagatattatttacgataaaaatctGGATTCTGTTgcgcataaaataaaagtagcgCGGTTGATAGGGCGCAAAGTGGCATATCAATGGTTTGCTGATATAATAAATCCATTTTGGTCATCTGAGTTATGGTTAATCGATGGTCTTACTACTATGTATGGACTTTATGCTATCAATACTCTcatg GATTACGAAAATTCCGAAATGTTGGATTTATTTGTAGTTCAGGTTTATTATGAATCACTTCGTTTGGAGACTGACAATCAGTCTTTTATAAAGGAAGCCAATTTTTCcgaaaataatgcattttcttctttttacggTTACGTTAAAG CACCTTTAATATTACGTATGCTGCAGAATGTAATTACCGATAACATGTTTCACCGGAAGATTAATgaacatttaaatat TGAGTTTAAGTCGAAGAATCTTCTCCAAAATTTATGGCTCACTATGCAAGatattttaagcaaattatATCCTGAGAAAGAACTAATGCTTCCTTCAACAATAGTAAATGATTGGatgaaatctataaattatcctgtgttaaaaataacgcgagatatttcaaataaagcaaatatatataatataataatagaaaattatgaaatacttaaaaaatacgcTTTGTGGGTACCTGTAACTTATACCTCTCAgaataatccaaattttaGCAAGCTTAGAATTCCGCTTTACGACAAAAGATTAATACTTTTGTCGTCGTCCCAGCCAAATTGCCAAGTTTCTGTGAAAGATAATGGTTgggtaatattaaatttacgacAAACTG GATACTATCGCGTTAATTACGATCCTGAAAACTGGCAAAAAATTGCAGAATATTTGAACTCTatagaatatacaaaaatacatgttCTTAATCGTGCTAAAATCATCGacgatgcattttattttatgataaatggcCAACTCAATTCTTTCCTATTCTGGAACTTGACGAGCTATCTTGGACAAGAGACAAATTATATAGCATGGTATCCTATGATAAAAGCTTTTGAACACATGTCGAGCATATTTCCATTTCCAGATAAAGAAGTTCAAAATATCAAg gataaaataaaaaatatattgaccaATCtacttgagaaaataaaatacgaagaAGAGCCTAAGGAAAGTGATCTTACTAAATGTTTAAGGCAAGAAGCTATTAAATGGTTGTGTATTCTCGATGACCCAAATTGCCTCATAAAAGCTTATGACAAATTGATTttgcatattgtatatatgtcggataaaaataa AGTTTTACCGTGGTGGCAAGAGTGGTTATACTGTAAAGGTTTGATGTCAGCAGAGAGTCATATTTGGCGTATGGTGAAGGACAATTCaacggaaaaatataataataatgatagacttttagaatttttagctTGTGCTTCAAATGAAAttatagaagaatatttagaatCAATAATGTTCAAACATAACGaaacatataatgaaatacaaatcaagagaaatatgattagttttttttttattattgcaaaacatGTAAAGcacaataatgtatttttgaaaatattaaacaattttggtAAATTAAGGCCAAG aaGTATCAATGGACTTGCCATTATTATTGccattattaatcatatgtaTTCTGAAGAACAATTAATTGTG ATCTTGAACTTGAGAAATATTATGGGAAATATCATTGAGATTGAAGCGtacaaaactaattttatgcgtatatacaagaaaaatggAACTTGCCCTGAAAAG GCAAATATTGAAGCTAGTTTttacaagtataaaaatattatggaaGAATGGATGTCGGGTGCTTACAAAAAACTACAAAGACGTTTATCTGAAATCggagaaataaagaaatattttaagatatattctttctttccttaa
- the LOC140675840 gene encoding aminopeptidase N-like isoform X6, translating to MTCACCLDYLSTTLYTTLWNFVATPYRLITKFVTAINNTENIITSLKTIVARGESFEMPDVIHFQAIGARRLFPCWDKPTIQATFNIAIKHHHKYKVFSNMLPQKKETCKHEMHETETYMKWTCFNTTPPMSTYIVTVVISSADISKFETIGSRIITWRRPESDHIEFAETIATEAIIIFEGEWKKLKVPKVQFIVIHCLLYDNEMWGLLLNSETDIIYDKNLDSVAHKIKVARLIGRKVAYQWFADIINPFWSSELWLIDGLTTMYGLYAINTLMDYENSEMLDLFVVQVYYESLRLETDNQSFIKEANFSENNAFSSFYGYVKAPLILRMLQNVITDNMFHRKINEHLNIEFKSKNLLQNLWLTMQDILSKLYPEKELMLPSTIVNDWMKSINYPVLKITRDISNKANIYNIIIENYEILKKYALWVPVTYTSQNNPNFSKLRIPLYDKRLILLSSSQPNCQVSVKDNGWVILNLRQTGYYRVNYDPENWQKIAEYLNSIEYTKIHVLNRAKIIDDAFYFMINGQLNSFLFWNLTSYLGQETNYIAWYPMIKAFEHMSSIFPFPDKEVQNIKDKIKNILTNLLEKIKYEEEPKESDLTKCLRQEAIKWLCILDDPNCLIKAYDKLILHIVYMSDKNKVLPWWQEWLYCKGLMSAESHIWRMVKDNSTEKYNNNDRLLEFLACASNEIIEEYLESIMFKHNETYNEIQIKRNMISFFFIIAKHVKHNNVFLKILNNFGKLRPRSINGLAIIIAIINHMYSEEQLIVAFVKSTFFIKKTQPFYKTPNLYKLAFKDLQSVCNIYTTKDNFLLKNNNDLSYNHIFLYHSLESYTILKGEVKIKFLLIFPKFWTN from the exons attaattacaaaatttgtcACTGCAATTAATAACACGGAAAACATTATTACTTCTTTGAAGACTATAGTTGCAAGGGGAGAATCATTCGAAAT GCCGGACGTAATACATTTTCAGGCGATTGGAGCCCGACGATTGTTTCCATGCTGGGACAAGCCGACAATCCAGGCCACTTTCAACATTGCCATAAAGCATCATCATAAATAcaaagttttttcaaatatgctgccacaaaaaaaggaaacatgcAAACATGAAATGCATGAAACCGAAACATATATGAAGTGGACATGCTTTAATACTACTCCTCCAATGTCCACTTATATCGTGACGGTTGTAATCTCGTCAGCAGATATCTCTAAATTTGAGACCATAGGATCTAGAATCATTACATGGCGTAGACCCGAATCAGATCATATTGAATTTGCTGAAACGATAGCAACCgaagcaataataatatttgaaggtgaatggaaaaaattgaaagtaccAAAAGTACAATTTATAGTAATCCATTGTTTGCTATATGACAATGAGATGTGGGGCCTTCTGTTAAATag tgaaacagatattatttacgataaaaatctGGATTCTGTTgcgcataaaataaaagtagcgCGGTTGATAGGGCGCAAAGTGGCATATCAATGGTTTGCTGATATAATAAATCCATTTTGGTCATCTGAGTTATGGTTAATCGATGGTCTTACTACTATGTATGGACTTTATGCTATCAATACTCTcatg GATTACGAAAATTCCGAAATGTTGGATTTATTTGTAGTTCAGGTTTATTATGAATCACTTCGTTTGGAGACTGACAATCAGTCTTTTATAAAGGAAGCCAATTTTTCcgaaaataatgcattttcttctttttacggTTACGTTAAAG CACCTTTAATATTACGTATGCTGCAGAATGTAATTACCGATAACATGTTTCACCGGAAGATTAATgaacatttaaatat TGAGTTTAAGTCGAAGAATCTTCTCCAAAATTTATGGCTCACTATGCAAGatattttaagcaaattatATCCTGAGAAAGAACTAATGCTTCCTTCAACAATAGTAAATGATTGGatgaaatctataaattatcctgtgttaaaaataacgcgagatatttcaaataaagcaaatatatataatataataatagaaaattatgaaatacttaaaaaatacgcTTTGTGGGTACCTGTAACTTATACCTCTCAgaataatccaaattttaGCAAGCTTAGAATTCCGCTTTACGACAAAAGATTAATACTTTTGTCGTCGTCCCAGCCAAATTGCCAAGTTTCTGTGAAAGATAATGGTTgggtaatattaaatttacgacAAACTG GATACTATCGCGTTAATTACGATCCTGAAAACTGGCAAAAAATTGCAGAATATTTGAACTCTatagaatatacaaaaatacatgttCTTAATCGTGCTAAAATCATCGacgatgcattttattttatgataaatggcCAACTCAATTCTTTCCTATTCTGGAACTTGACGAGCTATCTTGGACAAGAGACAAATTATATAGCATGGTATCCTATGATAAAAGCTTTTGAACACATGTCGAGCATATTTCCATTTCCAGATAAAGAAGTTCAAAATATCAAg gataaaataaaaaatatattgaccaATCtacttgagaaaataaaatacgaagaAGAGCCTAAGGAAAGTGATCTTACTAAATGTTTAAGGCAAGAAGCTATTAAATGGTTGTGTATTCTCGATGACCCAAATTGCCTCATAAAAGCTTATGACAAATTGATTttgcatattgtatatatgtcggataaaaataa AGTTTTACCGTGGTGGCAAGAGTGGTTATACTGTAAAGGTTTGATGTCAGCAGAGAGTCATATTTGGCGTATGGTGAAGGACAATTCaacggaaaaatataataataatgatagacttttagaatttttagctTGTGCTTCAAATGAAAttatagaagaatatttagaatCAATAATGTTCAAACATAACGaaacatataatgaaatacaaatcaagagaaatatgattagttttttttttattattgcaaaacatGTAAAGcacaataatgtatttttgaaaatattaaacaattttggtAAATTAAGGCCAAG aaGTATCAATGGACTTGCCATTATTATTGccattattaatcatatgtaTTCTGAAGAACAATTAATTGTG gcttttgtaaaatcaactttctttataaaaaaaactcagCCTTTTTATAAAACGCCGAATCTTTATAAGTTAGcatttaaagatttacaaagtgtctgtaacatatatactaccaaagataattttttgttgaaaaataataatgatcttTCATATAACCATATATTCCTATATCACTCTCTTGAGAGTTACACTATTCTAAAAGGAGAGGTAAAGATTaagtttttacttatttttcctaaattttggacaaattaa